Below is a genomic region from Trichoderma asperellum chromosome 2, complete sequence.
GGGAGCCATGTAACTCTGCGTCAATTTTGGCTCTGAGCTTGGGACATAAATACTACCCGTAGCAAGTACATAGACCCGAGTTCTCCTACTAGATAAATCGTGTATCTACTTCCATCTTGTCAAGTTCAATCTACATTCTACTCGAACAAGGCACAATGGCAACAGACGCTGCAGTGAGCAAAGACGGACTTTTCATTCCCGTATGTAAAACCATGTTTATCTTTGTTTTGGGCGTGTGAGGCACGGATCTTCTGCTCAGTCTGAGTGTTACATACTGCCGAGCTGACCTGTTGGCTTACACCCATTTAGCTCATTGACTTCTCCAAATTCCTGAATGGCGATTCATCCACCCGCTTGGAGACGGCCAAAGCCATCCTCAATGGCTTCCAGGATGCTGGCTTCATATACCTTAAAAATCATCCCATTTCATCAGACACGGTAAAGCATGCCTTTGCCATGTCGGCAAACTTCTTTGCGCAGCCTTtagagaagaaagacgcACTTGAGTGGACTACTCCACAGGCCAATCGCGGCTATGTAGCTCACGGGCGAGAAAAAGTCAGTCAGCTAAACGACGCTGCAGAAGTAGAAAAGATTCGCAGCGCAGTTCCGGACTTGAAAGAGAGCTTTGAAATCGGCCGCGATGACGAGGTCGGCCACCCAAACAACTGGCCCGAGGAAGAAGGCGCAGTTACGGGCTTCAAGGAAGATATGAAGAGCTTCTTTCAAGAGTGCAAAGCTCTGCATGTAGAAGTCATGCGGGCTATTGCTACAGGCATGGGCTTTGAAGAGAATTTTTTCGATAGGTTTGTGGATGTTGGAGATAATACGCTACGACTGCTGCACTACCCAGAAGTCAAGTCTGAAGTGTTCAACACACCAGGCCAAGTCCGTGCTGGGGAACACAGCGTAAGAAAACCCCGGATAAGCGAGGTTGTTTTTGTacaatcctttttttttctaacgTCCCCTTTTTGATACAGGATTATGGATCTATCACGTTACTCTTCCAAGACAACCGCGGCGGCCTGCAGGTCAAGAGCCCAAACGGGAATTTCATTGACGCAACTCCTATTGAGAACACCATCGTCGTCAACGCCGGAGACCTGCTGGCGAGATGGAGCAACGATACGATTAAGAGCACCATTCATCGTGTAGTTGAGCCCCCACGAAAGGAAGGCAAGACGTATCCTTCTCGATATAGCATCGCGTAAGTGAAATCATGCAAGTgggctttataaaaagttacaATACTAAGTCGAAATGCAGCTACTTTTGCAACCCAAACTTTAAGGACCTTATCGAAGTGCTGCCGGGAACATATGCTActaaggaggagaagaagtatGAAAGCATAAACAGCGGCGATTATCTCGTTCAGAGACTCACCGCAACATATTAATacatgtgtgtgtgtttgtgtaTGAGTAAGCGTGTCTGTTCTGTTGATTTGacgggaaaagagaagagagagggctCTTCTAACATGGCATGACACGAACCCTGCGACGCCCGGTCTGGGATTCGCCGCAGGGCACCGAGTGTAGGCAAGCCAATGAAAGCGAAAACGTGTTCACGTCCAGACTCAGCTAAAGAGGGGTCGCGTCATGTGCGAAGAGCTGTGAGGGATGTGGATGTGGGGGTGGCTTTTTGATAGCAATCCTACAGGCTTgttatttagtatataagcTTCTACCGTCTGAGCTTCTACTTGTCTTATCATCTGATCAACGATGTCT
It encodes:
- a CDS encoding uncharacterized protein (EggNog:ENOG41); protein product: MATDAAVSKDGLFIPLIDFSKFLNGDSSTRLETAKAILNGFQDAGFIYLKNHPISSDTVKHAFAMSANFFAQPLEKKDALEWTTPQANRGYVAHGREKVSQLNDAAEVEKIRSAVPDLKESFEIGRDDEVGHPNNWPEEEGAVTGFKEDMKSFFQECKALHVEVMRAIATGMGFEENFFDRFVDVGDNTLRLLHYPEVKSEVFNTPGQVRAGEHSDYGSITLLFQDNRGGLQVKSPNGNFIDATPIENTIVVNAGDLLARWSNDTIKSTIHRVVEPPRKEGKTYPSRYSIAYFCNPNFKDLIEVLPGTYATKEEKKYESINSGDYLVQRLTATY